From the Manihot esculenta cultivar AM560-2 chromosome 14, M.esculenta_v8, whole genome shotgun sequence genome, the window AGAAATCCAAGGCCTGTTATAAGAAAGGTTAGCAAGGATTatcgttttttttcttttatgttctctttctttttcttctctatgGGTGTTCATAATCAGAGTAAACAAGTGAAAGGAAGATTGTATGTCTTTGTCTTTTTGTACCGAAATGCAGCTTAATTATAGCAAGGTTCCAGAGACAGTCAAGAAGAGCAGCCATGAAAAAATCTCAAATGCACATGGCAATGATACTTGCCTCAGAATTGGAGAAGAGCTTATTACTGTTGAAGAGGTAAATCAGCTCTCTTAATTCATAGATTTCCACGTAAATTTGAAATCAAAAGTAAGAACATCAGCAATAATCATGTGTTTCTTATTGATATCCATTGGAAGAAAAGTCGGGCAATTTCAATGTTTCAGTCTTGGAGCAGAAATTTGTATCATTGTATAGAAATTTACAAGGCTTGATGATCTCTTTTTTCTAGACTAATAATATCCGGTGTTAATCCAGTTATCAATATTAATCTCCATATAAAAGCagacttgaattttttttttttttggctcctTGTCGGTAGGATGAGGAAGAACAGAACAGCTACCTGGAAATAGAGTCACCTTCCGTTGCCAGCAGCAGGTgctataaatttgaaaaaatggAAAACCATGGGATGCTCTCTGTCGAATCATGCGATTCCAATCTATCAGAAAGCAGCACAGGATCATTTTCCTTTCCTATGTAAGCTGAAACCCTGTGTTAATTCTGTGAGCTACTAATTCCAAATGGCTTGGCTTTTTTAGTTGGTCCTTAACTTGATTGCATAACCTGCAGATTGCATTGGGAGCTGATGGGAAGTCCTCCACAAATGCCAAAATCGCAGGGCTTCTACATAAAGAAGCAAAAATTCACCTGTGCTCGTTTTCAGTGTTGTAGATTCTAATCTCAACATTTCCATTTGTCTAAATTTTTGTTCTTTGGAGATTGATTGGCTTCAGCATACAATCTTATCATTCAATTACCATTTATCAATAAACAACATCAGACATCTTACCAATAGCTGACTTCTTTTCTATGCCCTTGCCAATATGTGTATATACCATACTCATGCACTCCACAACGATATGGGTTCCTGAACTACAATCTTATATTCAAATTAACAGTGCACAGGGACAGAGTGGTGTCGAAACTAtgataattttaacaaaattattgGTCTTATATACACCCTACTCATGCACTCCACAACGATATGAGATTCTGAACTAGAATCTTATattcaaattataataaattttacctTAGCAAGTGTAAGAATCAATAAAATTCCTGCTCAACTCTTACTTTAGCCCCCAAATCCTACCTTTTCTCAGTGCTCCCGTTAAGTATGATGAATCAAGGCCTTCGGCCCTTCGCTACAAATAAGAGCAAGATTTTCAGTTAAGACAGAACTAGAGTAGACCGTTTTATGTTGTTCTCTCATTCGGAaatattgattataattttCCAGTCCATCTTCTGATAGGTTACCGGTCATAATAAACTGTGTTTCTTGGGTTAATCATGACCCAAAAAACTTCAAACATTTTTCAAATTTCacaattatgaaatatttttattttaaaagatttagtatTTTGGAGAGATTTAAAAGGGCCGATTTTGCAATTTTGATGGCAATTCTTCAGCTAGTTAATAACAGAAGATGAAAGCAGAAAGTAATTGAcggagaaaagaagagaaaaacaaATCATGCTCAAATAATATGACAGGGGAGATCTTCAgtagaatatatataaaatagcaAGGCAAACTACCCATTAAAACttgaaaagggaaaaagaagatgaagatgaagaagaaaaaagtaTTAATCCCGTTAATTAAATACGTGTTTGACCTAGTGTACAAGTGCTCCATGAGAATGTCATCAAACCCCACCATTGGAAAAGGCCTTACCAGCATTCATACTACTGGATCTAAAAACAAAAGATTGGAGACGCAGTCTTGCGCTGGCTGCAGCAGCAAGAGACTCTTCATCCTGCTTTTCCTTTGCAGCAGCAACCGCAACGACATAAGCTTGACTTGCTTCTACCATTTTTTGCATCTCCCCATCATCAAAATCATCCTGCAGAAATGTGGCTCAGTAGCGTACCAATAAGCGCAAGTAAATTAATGAAGCATAGAAGCAAACAAGCTTTCTCATGTGtttattatcatattaaaaatgaaaagaaaaaaaaaataacttccatattttttttaataagatcaTTTTTACCAAGTTATAACAAACCATTACATAAAAATTCAACCCACAgtagtttttttcttttctaggCAATACAGCTGGCAATAAAACCATAGTATGGCGATGCCATGCATAAAGAGTGATAAGTGAAGATTTTGGATGAAATGGTTTCTGACTGCTGTTTGCCTTTCTCCCACTATAATCCATATGACCaagtattaaaaaaatgaaaagggcGGAGGGGAAGAAATctgaggtaaaaaaaaaaaaagaaaaagagggtaAATACCAAAGCAAAAACAGATTAAACATGCACAAAATTGGCTATGTGCTTACAATATCAGGAAGATTGTCTACATAGTGTGGTTTGACATCATAATCTTCAAAATTTGTCGTGAAATCATTATTTGTCAAGCCTTCAAATAACATCATGAATGTTGAAATGCCACCATGGAGAGCATCTAGGTCTTCCAGGAGCTCATCTGCTTTCCTATTGGAAGTCATTGCCTCCCACTGTATCTTTTCCAGGGCAGCTTGCTTGTCCGCAAGCTTGATCTGTACAAAATTACAGCTGTTACTAACAAAACGAAATGACTTTCAACAAGGAGGAGGTTTATTTAGGGTGGACAGAAAGAGTGTCTGTGGCTTTACTTCCACATTTAAATGTTGACATAACTTGGTCAAGATCTGAATTCTGAATGACAAATAATTTCAAGGATTTAATATTCACTTCGCATGGACAAttactggaaaaaaaaaaattatattttataaactaTATATGACAttgtattttaaaagaaaaatgaacaTTCAGTTTAGTTTCAAAACATTATAAGATTTTTAAGTTCAAACCGGTGTCCAACTGGTGCAGCCTAGAAAAAGAATGGATCTTTAAGCTAgcatcataacattccaaatcTCTATGCActgaaaataatgaaaaaaaaaatcatatttaaagcTATATACAACATTGTATtctaaaagaaaatgaatattTAAGTTGTCTCAATCTCAAACTATTGTTCCACCTAGTTCTCCCTAGAACAAAAATGGATCTCAAAGCATGACTTTGAACCATATAAACTGCCAAGTTTTGCATCCAATGAAAGTTGAATCTGTGAGATCTCAAAATTGACTGCGATCACTAGTATCAGAGTGCACTCACAATATATACTATCATCAAATCAACAATTATTGTCATGTCattacattttattaataagCAAGAAATATAATTCATAGTAACAAATATATTGGTTCGTCATGCTTATAAATGATACAAGCAAAGGGATCGAGCTTATGTACCTTTGCATCAGAAAGTTGTAGTTGAGTAGACTTAATTATGGAATCCTTCTCTGCAGCCTGCTGTTTTAGTTCGTCAAGTTCTGAGTGAACAACATTCATCTGGTTCTTTGAAATTTCTGCTGATTTTAAAAGTCCATCTTTCTCCAATAACTTCCTTTGTAGATCCTCAACTTGTTCCCTCAATGCGACAAGTTCTTTAATGTCCTTTTCTGTAGCCGAAGCCCTTGAGGAAAAGTTATCAGCATCTTGATTATTACCTGCATTCTTACCTGGGTGCTTGTCTCCTtgttcccttttcttttttgctGGTATAGATTGAATTGTATTCCTTTCTTTTGGATCAATTATCTTCAACAACCAAAAAAAGGGCAAAATAAGTATCTGATGGAATATTCACATCCATATATAGCAAAAAATTGCCTCAAGAAAAGATCAACATAAACCACAGATGCACCATACCAATACCAATTACATCAATTGAATGCTGATGAGTAAAGtaaccatcaaaacaacaattaaaaaaaaattgcacaTTCAGTTTATGTAACTAAATCTTTAATATGAGGATTTAGGATATCACACATTTAATTTCCACGAATTACAAAAAGTGTGTTGCTTCAAGGcataaataaaaacattattcAAGGCCTAATCAAGTTATGCCAGCACTAGCAtaatgcaaaacatgcaaaactaAAAGGCAAATGTTGAGGAAAAAAAATGCTTGTAGTTTATCACTTTGACACTAAGGGATGGAAAATCTTTTTCACCATTTAGTGTTATGAGATTTCATCTGTTTTCacttcaataaaattttagctaagattattattaaattcaaaCAATATTCCTATAGCATAAAATAACCCgttatatgaaattaaatacTTTATGATACCTggagtgtgtgtgtgtgtgctgtCCATAAACAAATTGTCCCATAATAGGGAAAATCATGTAACTATCATAAAGATATCATACGTGATAACACTCAAGTCTAATTGTCACTTTTTGAGACTTTGGCACCACATATATGTGATTTTTAACCTTAGAACAACACTAGAAAATTTTGCCTTAAATATCAAAGCATTTAAAAAAAGGTAATTTTCTGAACCTTTTTTCCAAATAATACAACTGTATAAGTAAATTTAGTCAAAATGTCACATGAATTTCAGCATTATGACCAAAAGCCAAAATGTAACAGGCCATATTGTATGGCTTTTTTAGCTTGGATAACCACATAGTACCATTGAAATTATTCTTTCCTAAGTAAAACATACGTAATCGTTGTGCAGAAGCCTGAGCGCTTTTAATGGTGTGAAAACAAACAGTTGACCGTAGCTCAACTGCAGAACAAGTTTGCATGGTAGTGCAAATCCCAAGTTTTGCTCTTGCCCTTTCATATACTTATCATTCTTAGCTTAGGCAACCCTTCCCTTTGTTCAATGTGCTCAAGTCATAGACAAAGCTGACGATGGACTTCAAACACTTTAATTCAACTTAAACAAAAGAGCAATTCAGGGTAAAGAAGTATGTGATAAATTCAAATCTATTGGCATATCTAATAGCAAAAGTTTGACCTTGTGTTTTTTTCTCAATGGACTGCAATCAAGACAACCAAAGAAGGGAAATAACATATTTGGAAACCATCCAAATGGAAATGCTAGTTTTTGATCAACAGAAAATCTTGACAGATTTAGTAAGGTTTTTAAGTTGTTTAAGTAAAGTCAATACCTTGTGAAAGAAaacctaaataataaaatgtgaAGCAAGCCGTTTATGGTTATGTAGAATATACAACCTTAAGACAACTATGTTTGAACAACCATTTAATCCTTCACAATTTCCGCTGCAAGAGAAATAGAGGAAATAAAGCTTTTGTTAAAGTTTTTGCAGCTGGTGGAAAACTACTTAAAGCaatcttctttttctctttcggTAGAGAATGATTTTTTGGCGATATCATATTGCAAAGCACCAAAGTCTATTGTGCATAGTGGGAGacatatatgaaaataaaatggaaaattAGCAGTTGGATGCAATTGAATAGAAACGAAATGAAAATTCAATAGAAAAACAACTAAACTTTATTTCATTGCATTACATTAGGCTTCATTATTTTCTACCAAAAGTGCACTTAATTTGCCATATATGCACAACTTGACAATGTGTCATCAAGATCCTAATAAATTATCATCGCAGTTGAGTTACATTAATATTCCTATACTAAAAGTTAACAAGAAAACTTAAAGCTTACCCCTTACACCGATAAAATGTACTACTTCACATGCCAAGAGGAGGAATTAATAATACGAATTTGGCAATgagaggaaaataaaataagcgCAAATGCTCAACATAagtaaagaattaaaatttggAAATTTTACCCTATTGCATAAAGATTCTCTGGACCGCATCTTCGTGTATATCATCGAACCTCGCCGTGTAAAAGAACAGTTGGCTTTCCGATGCTACACAATATTCAAAGCAACACAGCAGGGTCACTTACCTTGTAAGCTTTAGCTCTAAAACCCAAATTCTTCACTCTTCATGGAACTTAACAGAGTCTAAGATCACTAccagcatttttttttttttttggctttttaCACTTAACATATAAAATGCACAAGAGAGGGATAGAAACTACAATGAGGGACTCGACGAGAGGGAACAAGTCAACGAGATTGTCGAAAAGCACGCGATCGACATTGCCAGATGCTCCAGTTATGGAAGCAGGTGTGGAAGTGAGGGCGGAGAGCTGGGACTGAACACGGCGGAGAGCTGGGGAAAAATTATCGTCGCCGGACAGCCATGATTTATGGTCCCCGAAATTGGAATTTTCCTGCAAATCTACGAAATGCTGAGAATCATCCATCGTTTCAGGATTTGATTCTTTTGCTACTATGAGTAGATAGACTGATTGCACAGCGCTTGGCATACGAGAGAGAGTTGCTGAGGAATGCTTGAGACTGAATTTTGGAACTGGGCTTCTTTTTTGGACATGGATATCTAGAGTAGACCGCAAGATAAATTCGAATTGCAAAAGTGCCCCcttcatttttcaaattaaaatattttatcaaattagattgttgaaaataaatataaaatgcaTAATAATTGCAATGAAATAAAGCGAATAATTTATTGCAATTTAcatgttattttatttaataatatttcaaaatgaaaacaaaaataatatagcataaataattaataaacaatATCATTTCATAATATAAGATAAAGTTATATATTAGAGAGCATTGATTAATTCATATCTCTTTCTAATTTAAAGAATATgacatataaataattaaatatatagaacatgttttatttctttttttttacccACAAATTATCATTTAATGATGTTATTTGAAGCGAAATTACcaatttaataataagaataTGTCTTTTGAAATAAATGCAAATGTAtataattcataaaattatgaaaaaaattattaaattaaaaaatttaaatatttacgataattcatatttatatcaatcactttaaattttaaataataaaatcaaatctaacacaattataattaagagaattaaattaaatttatataaatcaataatgaattataatataattataaagttctaattaaatacattttaaaaaaaattctaattaaataataaaataattcttaaatacttatttttattacaataatattatttttcatgaatttcattatttatctcctatttttatctttatataatatcataaaattaaaaaaaaataaaaaatgaaaaataaaataaaattttttacaatttaaaatatataatatttctttttatttagaatataattaacaaaaagtaaaattttctaaatataaaaatatacacATAATTTATACTATTGAATATAaacattcaataaaatattttaatatatattatttatatgtgatgtttaatataataaacatttatttaatataatatatttaagagttagggctgtaaatgagtcaagctattcgtgagctactcgaggctcgactcgataaaagctcgactgagctcggctcgttttttaaacgagccaagctcgagctcaattttgaagctcgtcacttaaacgagctgagcttgagctccatagtattcggctcgttaaggctcgcgagctgtctcgtttttaggctcgcgagctggctcgtttttaggctcgcgagcagactcgttgagaaggctcacgagcagactcgttgagaaggctcacgaGCAGACTCGTTAAATAGGTtcgtgagtaatattgtttaaataaattggtgaaccaattcgttaaataaatttatgaacaagttcatatattattaaaaaaataaaaataactataaagttataaaatttaaactattataaatacttgaaaattacaaataactaagattaattattataattaatattctttaaaattaaattataaaaatcttttgtatataattattataataagattccataaaattaatgtataatcacaaataattaatattaattattataataagtattctttaaaattatagtactacatgataaattgagttgtaaaaattatatacattttaaaattaaagtataattataaaaaaaattttgtatataattaagcatacaatataaaagatgataataattatcaaagtctattaataataattaattaaggttatatggatgttgaagttgaaattcaagttaactaattgaacaagcatgaagatgattatgaagataattaaattatattagcttgtttcaactgttggaagttggaatcaactttattcgtttgatattaaactttgtgtgtaatctaattttattatgttgttgaatttatatttatttgtgttattttagttataaattgtgttacgtaattttttttatttactatttttttatattatttaaattaatgatgattaaaaactgattaaagtctaattattaattcgagctcgagcctaaacttgagctcaaaccaaactttttaattttgagctcggtctcgagcttttttaacgagtttcttaatcgagctttccgaattcgagctcgagttttattaacgagcttcttaatcgagcttttcgagctcgagctcgagttaggctcgttattaaatcgaacgagcctttcacgagtcgagctcgaatcgagctcgattataatatttaattctcgagccgagctcgaatcaaatattagagctcgagtcgagctcgagctcgagctcgagcttccaaacttttttaataaacgagcttgagctttacaaagctcggctcggctcggctcgattaCACCCCTATTAAGAgtacatataataaatataaaatatatttaattttaatataaaatttaaattaaaaaattatatattttattaataatataaaattttaaaatttatattataatttactattaacttatataaatttaatttaatcctcttatatataattataataaattaaaaaaatttaattttattctcgaaaatttaaaacattaaatataaatataaattattataaacgtacataaaaataaaatatgtgatGTTATCCCATCCCAATCTAATCTTGGAAAAGTAACTGTTTATTTAACGATAATTGttcataaaatcaataaataaataatatatggaTGTAGAAACTGTTTACGATTAACGGATTAAGGTGGCAGAGTCAGCAAAAAAAAGTTCCACAACCCATCACGTATATTTATAAAACACACGTGAAAATTCTAATATCAtgttaaattatttcaaaaactaaataaaaatgtAATCCTGCTTACACAATCGATGTGAGATTCGAAGGAGTTCTAAACTGGAAGACTGGTGGACGGTGGAGGTATTTCTCATTACCAAACCATGTGAATTTTGTACTTTCTATATTCAATGAAAGAGTACAAGAGGATTTTGCAGCAGCAGCAGCCAGCATGAAGTTTATGGGTAAGTGAAGGGCTCCAAGGGGCTTTTGGGAAGTGGACCATTTTTGGTGGAaagctttatttttaaaatgaataatggAAGGGTGGGTAGTTTTTAGATAAACAGAGGTCAGGATGCATTTGCTAC encodes:
- the LOC110631055 gene encoding protein BREAKING OF ASYMMETRY IN THE STOMATAL LINEAGE, yielding MCTPWPTTRFIRWRLKDCVSCFLACRFPLDDDPDRVCSSLPQQPTRNMVFDVKKDEKRGRRADIKLSRRNRYRNETQLNPEDGNTVSMENKSNDPGWQHFQDEDYIVFCFKEDGTFDVVKDSKSEEALELFDSGNRNPRPVIRKLNYSKVPETVKKSSHEKISNAHGNDTCLRIGEELITVEEDEEEQNSYLEIESPSVASSRCYKFEKMENHGMLSVESCDSNLSESSTGSFSFPILHWELMGSPPQMPKSQGFYIKKQKFTCARFQCCRF
- the LOC110631054 gene encoding protein MICROTUBULE BINDING PROTEIN 2C isoform X2; amino-acid sequence: MPSAVQSVYLLIVAKESNPETMDDSQHFVDLQENSNFGDHKSWLSGDDNFSPALRRVQSQLSALTSTPASITGASGNVDRVLFDNLVDLFPLVESLIHRKANCSFTRRGSMIYTKMRSRESLCNRIIDPKERNTIQSIPAKKKREQGDKHPGKNAGNNQDADNFSSRASATEKDIKELVALREQVEDLQRKLLEKDGLLKSAEISKNQMNVVHSELDELKQQAAEKDSIIKSTQLQLSDAKIKLADKQAALEKIQWEAMTSNRKADELLEDLDALHGGISTFMMLFEGLTNNDFTTNFEDYDVKPHYVDNLPDIDDFDDGEMQKMVEASQAYVVAVAAAKEKQDEESLAAAASARLRLQSFVFRSSSMNAAKGRRP
- the LOC110631054 gene encoding protein MICROTUBULE BINDING PROTEIN 2C isoform X1; this translates as MPSAVQSVYLLIVAKESNPETMDDSQHFVDLQENSNFGDHKSWLSGDDNFSPALRRVQSQLSALTSTPASITGASGNVDRVLFDNLVDLFPLVESLIHRKANCSFTRRGSMIYTKMRSRESLCNRIIDPKERNTIQSIPAKKKREQGDKHPGKNAGNNQDADNFSSRASATEKDIKELVALREQVEDLQRKLLEKDGLLKSAEISKNQMNVVHSELDELKQQAAEKDSIIKSTQLQLSDAKIKLADKQAALEKIQWEAMTSNRKADELLEDLDALHGGISTFMMLFEGLTNNDFTTNFEDYDVKPHYVDNLPDIDDFDDGEMQKMVEASQAYVVAVAAAKEKQDEESLAAAASARLRLQSFVFRSSSMNAGKAFSNGGV